A part of Paraliobacillus zengyii genomic DNA contains:
- a CDS encoding monovalent cation:proton antiporter family protein — protein sequence MEHAESVSSLLIVILAAFLTPILMHRLRLNMIPVVVAEIIIGLIIGQSGFNLVNESNWLETLSTLGFIFLMFLSGLEIDFSLFSRKRKKENKASNMPNPVVIATIVFVGILLLSLVLSYLFVLAGFIDNVFLMTLIISTISLGVVVPTLKESQAMKTPIGQTILLIAVIADLVTMILLAVFVSFYGEGSGNMWLLLILFGVGILLYFVGKHFRNQTFVETMSKGTIHIGTRAVFTLIIFLVAVSESVGAENILGAFLAGALVSLLAPNQDLVQKLDSFGYGFLIPIFFVMVGVEINLWSLFEDPKVLVLIPLLFIALLLSKLLPAIILRKWYDTRTVVGAGMILTTTLSLVIAAAAIGERMGVIDSQMEGALILVAVLTCLITPPIFKKMYVHQEEEIPKQVISFVGSNQATLPVVRELDQNLFKAHLYHTRLEKIDEKITRSVFDIKELKDYEIENMEQLGVFDVDIVVVSTGDELKNAEVACYAKKKGVGRVIARAEMKSTDKYLKENNVEVFSVMLSTKTLLKAMIESPNVVDILTNQESALYEINMNNSIYDGIMLREFPFTGDVIMVRIFRDDDSIVPHGDTRLRLGDHLVVTGSSEYVEELQSILEFG from the coding sequence ATGGAGCATGCTGAGTCTGTTAGCTCACTTTTAATCGTTATTTTAGCAGCTTTTCTAACGCCAATACTCATGCACCGACTGCGGTTAAATATGATTCCAGTTGTAGTTGCTGAAATTATTATTGGACTTATTATTGGTCAGAGTGGATTTAATTTAGTTAATGAAAGTAATTGGTTAGAAACATTGTCTACACTAGGTTTTATTTTTCTAATGTTTCTTAGTGGTTTAGAAATAGATTTTAGTCTTTTTTCTAGAAAGAGAAAGAAAGAAAATAAAGCATCGAACATGCCGAATCCAGTTGTAATTGCAACGATTGTCTTTGTAGGTATTCTGCTATTATCATTAGTACTTTCTTATTTATTTGTGCTTGCTGGCTTCATTGATAATGTATTTCTAATGACGTTAATTATTTCAACTATTTCATTAGGTGTAGTTGTGCCGACGTTAAAAGAATCACAAGCAATGAAAACGCCGATTGGGCAAACAATTTTATTAATTGCCGTTATTGCAGATTTAGTAACAATGATTCTACTTGCCGTGTTTGTTTCCTTTTACGGAGAAGGATCAGGAAATATGTGGTTACTACTGATTTTGTTTGGTGTTGGTATTTTGCTTTACTTTGTTGGAAAACATTTTCGCAATCAAACCTTTGTCGAAACAATGTCAAAAGGAACAATTCACATTGGCACACGTGCTGTTTTTACGTTAATTATTTTTCTAGTAGCAGTATCGGAATCGGTTGGAGCAGAAAATATTCTTGGTGCCTTTTTAGCTGGTGCTTTAGTTTCCTTATTGGCACCTAATCAAGATCTTGTCCAAAAGTTAGATAGCTTTGGATATGGATTTCTAATTCCAATTTTCTTTGTGATGGTTGGTGTTGAAATTAATCTTTGGTCATTATTTGAAGATCCGAAAGTATTAGTATTGATCCCGTTGTTATTTATAGCTTTACTACTTTCGAAATTGTTGCCAGCTATTATATTAAGAAAATGGTATGATACACGTACTGTTGTTGGTGCTGGAATGATACTAACGACAACATTGTCACTTGTAATTGCAGCAGCAGCAATTGGTGAACGAATGGGTGTAATTGATAGCCAAATGGAAGGTGCGTTAATTTTAGTTGCAGTTTTAACTTGCTTAATTACACCACCAATTTTCAAGAAAATGTATGTTCATCAAGAGGAAGAAATTCCAAAGCAAGTCATTTCCTTTGTTGGATCTAACCAGGCAACATTGCCTGTTGTGAGAGAATTGGATCAAAATCTATTCAAGGCGCATCTCTATCACACAAGATTAGAGAAAATTGATGAGAAAATCACACGGTCTGTTTTTGATATAAAAGAACTAAAAGACTATGAAATTGAAAACATGGAACAATTGGGTGTTTTTGATGTAGATATAGTAGTCGTTTCAACAGGTGATGAACTTAAGAATGCTGAAGTCGCTTGTTATGCTAAGAAAAAAGGGGTCGGACGTGTTATTGCCAGAGCAGAGATGAAAAGCACGGATAAATATCTCAAAGAAAATAATGTGGAAGTATTTTCTGTTATGCTTTCGACCAAAACTTTGTTAAAAGCAATGATTGAGTCACCAAATGTAGTTGATATATTAACAAACCAAGAAAGTGCACTATATGAGATTAATATGAATAATTCGATCTATGATGGGATTATGCTGCGAGAGTTTCCGTTTACAGGTGATGTAATTATGGTTCGTATATTTAGGGATGATGATTCAATTGTTCCACATGGTGATACGAGATTACGTTTAGGGGATCATCTAGTAGTTACAGGTTCGTCTGAGTATGTAGAAGAATTACAAAGTATATTAGAGTTTGGATAA
- the fabI gene encoding enoyl-ACP reductase FabI, which translates to MNFSLKGRTYVIMGVANKRSIAWGIARSLHAAGARLIFTYASERFEKPVKDLVETLEGQEALFYECDVTSDEAVQTAFDQIKEDVGIIHGLAHCIAFAQKEDLKGQFVDTSRDGYLLAHNISAYSLLAVSRAAQPLMTEGGGIVTLTYLGGERVVQNYNVMGVAKASLDATMKYLANDLGQHGVRVNAISAGPIRTLSAKGVGDFNSVLKDIEEKAPLRRTVTQEEVGDTAYYLLSDLSRGVTGEIIHVDSGFNILGLS; encoded by the coding sequence ATGAATTTTTCACTTAAAGGTCGTACATACGTAATTATGGGCGTAGCGAATAAACGAAGTATTGCTTGGGGTATTGCTCGTTCCTTACATGCTGCTGGTGCACGTCTTATTTTCACCTATGCTAGCGAGCGTTTTGAAAAGCCGGTAAAAGATTTAGTTGAAACGTTAGAAGGACAAGAGGCACTTTTTTACGAATGTGATGTTACAAGTGATGAAGCGGTACAAACAGCATTCGATCAGATTAAAGAAGATGTTGGCATCATTCATGGTTTAGCACATTGTATTGCATTCGCTCAGAAAGAAGATCTTAAAGGACAATTTGTTGATACAAGTCGCGATGGCTATTTATTAGCACATAATATTAGTGCTTATTCGCTCCTAGCAGTATCAAGGGCTGCCCAGCCATTAATGACAGAGGGTGGCGGTATCGTAACATTAACCTATCTTGGTGGAGAACGAGTTGTACAAAACTATAACGTGATGGGTGTCGCAAAGGCGAGTTTGGATGCTACGATGAAGTATTTAGCAAATGATTTAGGTCAACATGGCGTTCGTGTAAATGCAATTTCAGCTGGTCCAATTCGCACGTTATCTGCGAAAGGTGTTGGAGATTTTAACTCGGTTTTAAAAGACATTGAAGAAAAAGCACCATTACGTCGTACCGTTACGCAGGAAGAGGTAGGCGATACGGCATATTACCTACTAAGTGATTTATCGCGTGGTGTTACAGGTGAAATTATACATGTTGATTCTGGATTTAATATCTTAGGATTATCATAA
- a CDS encoding CotO family spore coat protein, with translation MSRKKKRYATRPVLYIQQPDFKAVPASMQTDYFTPKVEKEAPVSQASVPTEAQARTRKSKKKTKVIPELETPLEDSEKEKDEEEKRELNEEEKDEELVQEVEAADKEEEVEPQSKNIPTKKPFSEMTIEEQVDYLATKPAHIPKMKCEIIAKTARYRGIITAFDDNIVQIETFKRPKFHQVDMEEIESIRLLGF, from the coding sequence TTGAGTAGAAAAAAGAAGAGATATGCTACACGTCCTGTCCTTTATATTCAACAACCGGATTTTAAGGCAGTTCCAGCTTCCATGCAGACAGATTATTTCACACCTAAAGTGGAAAAGGAAGCTCCTGTTTCACAGGCCTCAGTTCCAACTGAAGCACAAGCACGTACAAGAAAGTCAAAAAAGAAAACAAAAGTTATACCGGAATTAGAAACGCCTCTGGAAGATTCAGAAAAAGAGAAAGATGAAGAAGAAAAACGTGAATTAAATGAAGAGGAAAAAGACGAAGAATTAGTTCAAGAAGTTGAGGCTGCAGATAAAGAAGAGGAGGTGGAGCCTCAATCGAAGAATATCCCTACGAAAAAACCATTTTCTGAAATGACAATAGAGGAGCAAGTGGATTATTTAGCAACAAAACCCGCCCATATACCAAAGATGAAGTGTGAAATTATAGCAAAAACGGCTAGATATAGAGGCATTATTACAGCATTTGATGATAATATCGTTCAAATTGAAACATTTAAACGTCCAAAGTTTCATCAAGTAGACATGGAAGAAATTGAATCGATTCGATTATTAGGATTTTAG
- a CDS encoding CotY/CotZ family spore coat protein yields MTCGKKFDSGNCVADILREIADAQSDLLSDCTTSCEQSIADLLGDTSPSANNLDTVPFILYCKGDCKPFKGFGVPVEDLKDVFGSFYFRVKEVAEDNCAVIELLRDVNDQHDDPCSPVEQKTGDLEVTGVCITVDLDCFCHITCLPAISAL; encoded by the coding sequence ATGACATGTGGAAAAAAGTTTGATTCAGGTAATTGTGTAGCAGATATTCTTCGGGAAATTGCAGATGCACAATCAGATTTATTAAGCGATTGTACAACAAGCTGTGAACAATCAATTGCTGATTTATTGGGGGATACTTCACCATCAGCCAACAATCTAGACACAGTACCATTTATTTTGTATTGCAAAGGAGACTGCAAACCTTTTAAAGGATTTGGTGTTCCAGTTGAGGACTTAAAAGATGTATTTGGTAGCTTTTATTTCCGAGTGAAAGAAGTTGCTGAAGACAACTGTGCCGTTATAGAATTGCTTCGCGATGTTAACGATCAACACGACGACCCATGTTCTCCAGTTGAACAAAAAACAGGTGACTTAGAAGTAACTGGCGTTTGTATCACAGTAGATTTAGATTGTTTCTGTCACATCACTTGTCTACCTGCAATTAGCGCACTATAA